Below is a genomic region from Zea mays cultivar B73 chromosome 9, Zm-B73-REFERENCE-NAM-5.0, whole genome shotgun sequence.
TGAACGGTGGTACAAAAGGCAAAATATTGTGAGATCAATGGTGCTACAGTTAACTGCGAACCATGatgaaataaaaaatatataggaTTAATTCATACTAACCAGCAACATGATCTACTGAAATTTATGGTAAAATGTTTTATTACCTGAACCAAGATGCACATCTCGACTTATTTCAACGTTAACCGTCTCACGTGTCTGATTCGTATTAATGTCTTCTTCATTTAATTACCCATATAGAAAAGATACATGTCAACTTTTATTTGTAGGGACATGTAGGTATAATAATTACAAAATTTAAATTTGCATCACCTCTAGATGACTCGGACTTTAGGGGTAGTGCTTTATTTCGTTGACGTGCTTCACGGCGCTTcctatttttctcattcttttGTTCAATGGACATCGTGGCATATCTTTCCTTATCCCTTTGCCTCTTACATTCATTAGCATCGACTATTGGTACAAGCGAGTTTGATCCATTTTGATCACCTACAATTCAACTGTTTGTATTAATGAACACATACGTACTAAGTTTCAATCATTAATTGACACGTGGGAACAAACTTTTACCTATAatgcttgtgtttgagatgtctatgaatgGTGTGCGACCAGCATTATGCCCCATTATATCCGTTTCTGTTGGTTCTTCGTTTTCACTGCTAGTTGAGAATGGGATGGTTTAGTTAGTTTCACACAGACTGATTAGCATATTGTCAGCATGTATCAGTTTGCACACATTTTTTACGAGAAACCAATTTGTTGTCGTCACACACTTTTACACGATTTATATACTTCTCAAACACACCAAGGTTCAAAGAATGTTGTAACATAACAATCAGGTTCATAGTGAGATACCAAATCTGGTAGTGTGTACTGTTTACTTAATGGATCTTTCTAGTAAGTTTATCAATGTGTTTACAGTTATTTACCTCAGCTAGCTCAATGTTGCAAGATAACATCAGTTGCCTATAATTATATGCAGGTTTAATGAGGGTAAGATGGAAAGCCCTTTTTTGGTTATTATAACTATGTGGATAAAATAGGTGGTGATGTCCAAATACTTGAACCTAAGAAGGCACCAAACCTTGCGATACAAAGTTCTGTATGATCAGATGTGTTTGTACAAGTTAAAAACACAAGTTAAAAGCATGCGATGAAAACACTGGTAATTATTAGATGCACACAAAATAGTAAGCAAGACGTAATGGTAAAGTAAGACAGAACATGATTAGAGATAGGATCAATGGATAAAAAATGGAATGGTGAATTAAGTTGGTTGTTACCTAGCCGACTTAAGTTATTCGTTTATAAAGGTCCTGTTGAAATACAAAGCTTGAGGTTCCTTTTAATGTCGATCTCTCTTGTAACTGGATTCGAGAGGGAAGGTAATCCAGTTCACCTATCACAATGAAAAGGATGTTATTAGTCCAAAACACTAATATGTACGATCAGATGCAAGGAATTTTAATTGTAATCATTGCTCTATATACAGTATGACATATATCTATGGAGCTCATTGTTAATTTAAACAAACCTCTATATACGAGTTTCTATCAATTCAGGTTTACGCTCAAAGACTATACTGTTTTTGAACAACGTTCACCACCTCAAACGATATTCTAACAGAACTATTAAATAGACATGTACATCATTGAACTGAACCTAGATTCACACTGTACTGAACAAGATCTTAGTGAACCATTAAGAGTAAACCTATTAAACAGACATACATGGAATAAAAATGAAACCGGTGGGTTTATGTAAGTAGTTTTGAAAAAATAAAAAGCATTGCAGATCTGTTTCAGTAGTAACTTAAATGTGTTTGTGTAGTATTCATATGACCAGAACACCATTGTAACGGTGAATTGGAAGAGTACCAGACCAAAAGACTAAATTAATTGAAGTGTATTTCTACAAACTACTACTTGCGTGGGCAACCACTACTAAAAACCATAATTTAATTTTGTAACAGATGAAACCTCAACTACACATTAATCATGCGTGTGAAATCGGAAACTTGAAGTACACAAACTTAATAATCAAGCATGTCTGTGTAGCAGGAGTAACTTAAATATGTTTGTGTAGTATTTAGATGACCTGCACATCATTTTAACGTTGAAATTGAAGAGTAACATGAAAACAAAACTTTGGATAGAGCAAGTGTATTACTGGAAACTTTAATTTAATTTTGTAACAGATTAAACCTCAACTACACAATAATCATGTGTGGAGGAAATATGGCACACATAGGATGATGGGATAACAGTTCATGATCCATGGCAGATCAGTGCAACATCTGTTAAACTTAACAATGCAATCCCTAATCCATAAAATTAAAAGGTGGCATCGACAGCCTGCAACTCACACATCTCCAATTTTCACACAGACACACAACAAAAAGAAGGATTGGGATGTATTCGGGACTCACCAGATGAAAGTGAAGGCGCGCAGAATACAAAGGTCTAAAAGGACCAAAACAGGCTAAAACAACATGTGCTCGCAGAAATCCGACCAAAATAGGCTAATAAATTTTAGGAGGGAACTTTCTGAAATAATCAAACAAAAATTCAACCATATACTATGAGCTCGCAGAAAATTTATACTAAACAAGATAATGTAAATTTCAAGTTGGGTTATATTTCCAAGATCAACATCTCAAAAATAAAACATATAGAGTGGGTCCCGTACAATGATATTTTACATCTAGAAACACTATCGCACAATATATTTGCTATTCAAAAGATCGAAAGGGATTATGAGGCAGCCGCGAAAGGGATTCTGGGGCATGGGATTGGGGGCGCTGATGGCGTCCTTGGTTGGAGATCGCGGATTCGAGGCGTGGTGTGGGCATGGCCGGGTGGAGGGGATTCTGCCGTCGCCGTTGCGGGGTAGGCGAGAGGAGGTGTGGCGGCCGGTGCTTCTGTGGGGCAGGCGAGATGGGACACGAGGTTATTGATAGGGCCAGTATGGCAGTGATAGGTAGGCGGAGCCATGGACGCGCCAGGCGCCCACATTCCATGCTTAATTAGTAGTAGGATTAGATTAATTACGAATAAAAAATATTTTCATATGTCTTCAGAACTTGCAAAACTGAAACAGACCAGGAGAGCCAGTGGGAGCTACGTTCTTATCTTCTTTTATTCTCAGTTTCAGGCTTTCAGCTATGGCTATCAATTATAAACAGTGATGGTCGAACTGGTACCTGGTATGTCAAGTATGGTAGTAAATAGTAATATGACCAACTGATCACAAAAGAGCATTCTAGTTTCAGTTTTTCGATACTAACTAAAGCACCAAATGATACTGCAACATTTTTCAAGAATACAGACAAGAGAAAATCAACTAATCGAATCTGATCCAACCTTGAAATGATACCCAATAAAAGATTTTTGTCATTTGTTTGTGATTTAAACATTGTTCTTCTGGGTACCTGCTAGGAAGAACAGGTGTGGCTCAGGATGCTCTAGAATGTAAGCAACAAGGCATCAAAACGAGGAAGAATAAATATATTCTCTCTAGCTGAAACGTGTAAATGGAAAATAGCAACAGAAATAATGACAGTGTCTAGAATATTATGCTCATAAAAACAGCACAGATCTTGTTGAAGTAAGAATAAAATGGTATAACTGTCACATAGTTCAAATGACCATTGGTGTCAAGCCTTCTATTACAAACAAACTGACTGGGAAGAAAAGGTTAGTTTAAGCATACCTATAGGGGAATCATAGCACGAAAATTAAATGGGCATATCCCAGTGCAAACACCAGGTGGCTCCCGAATGCTAAAGGTGTCGTTCCCAATAGAAACACTTGATTCATATTCGCCCATTTGCAATGTTCCCATTCCACAAGCATGCTCCAACACCTCTGTGGCTCTGTATGATAAGGAATTCAAAACCAAATTAGTACAATAATCTGTCAACATAAGAAAGAGTTTTATCACAGAAAAAGGTCAACATTTGGAGCATATGAGCAGAATATTGGGGGCTACAATAAATAATTCATCAGTAATATTGGCATCTCATGAAATCTATATATAGAAATCATGAGACCACATGTAAGACTACACAAATAATTACCAGCATATATGAGAAAGCAAAGTTTATGTGCTTGTTGTTACAAAACTAAGGTCTAAATTAAGTGATGGCTGAAATTTTCTTTTGGGCGATACAGAAACTTTAAGATAATTACTCTAGTTGTCTAACCAGAAAAGAAAACCAAGTGTGTGCTTTCAATAAATATGCGGTTAAATAAAAAAACATGGTCGTCATGTTTAGCTCAATAAATATGCggttaaataaaatatttattgaaAAAGCGCATTAGCTTGCAAATATGTTTAGCTCAAGAAATGTAGCTTCATAGCGGCAGTGCTATTTATAGTCATGAAAAATAGAAATTGGGAGTAATGAGGCTGCATGCTTTTTGCAAAGAATAGAAATAGGTTTCTTGAAAGAACGTGCATTGCTTTCCTGCTCATGAGATGCAAGGAGCAGTATTGTCCAAAAAAACGTGCAGCCTATTCATGTTTATGTGCTTGCAGCAGTAAAGAACTGGCTCTGCTGAACTCTAGCAAGATAGGAAATCATCATTCAAGATTTATGAGGACATGCATTTCTTTACTGCCCATGAGCTGCAAGCAAAAGCAGTATTTTCCCCCAAAAAAACATGCAGCCTATTCCTGCCTATGTGCTTCTAGCAGTAAGGATTTGTCTCTGCTGACCTTTAGCAAGATAAGAAATCACAAGATTTATGAGGACCAGAGTTTATACCCAACAAAGAAGAAATCAGCAAGATAAGAAATCTCAACTAAGAAGAGAATTTGTATCCACCCATTACAAATCGAACTAACTTGCTTTGGATAATTTCACCTGAACCCAACAAAGAATGTTCGATGTAAACATTTTGACCATGATTGGTTGTTGGGCagttttttcttttgttttatgGGATACGAGACTTCTTCACGACTCCACTGCACCACCCATATGGTCCAACCCACTCTGACAATAGGATGCAGCAGGCGAGCTAGATCTCGCGACACGACTGGAACAGAGATAGCAGACAGGCAGGCAGACTCACCTTCTCGTTCATAGTCTGGCACTTGGACTGCACATAGACGTCGAGATCGAGGTTGTCGGCGAGCTGCACCCTGCCATCGCCAGTGCTGCCTCCCCCACCCCCGCTCCCCACCGTGGTGGTGCTACTCACCAGGAACACTCTCGAGTGGCCCGCGGGCCGCGACCGCGACGACTTGGCTAACGCCTCTTCGGCGAGGAGAATCAAGGATGGCCACGGGGATGCGTTGTCGGCGTCGTCGGAGGGATTGAAGGAGAGTGTGGGCCGGGTGTTGGGAAGTGAAAGGAAAACTCGAAGGAATTTGGGATTAGGGTTACCTCTCCTCTGCTTGCCGTCCTCTCGGAAGAACTTGAACGCCTAAAAAAGGGCGATGGAGAACTGGTGGAGTCGCCGAGATGACTCGGTTGGATTTGGACTGGCTTCCGCCGCCGCTCCCGTGAGACGTCCTAGCTTGAGTCAGATGCGTCGCGGTAGGATTGTGTGGCACAAcagtggttgaggaggcggcgaGCTGTGGCGGAGAAGCAGTGGCCGGCTACATGGACAGGAAGAGGCCGAGGTGGGGGCGGCGGTCATGGATCCCGGTCATCGCATATGTGGACGCGACGCGGGAGGAGCAGAGCGGCGAGCATCGCGGTGCGGGGTGAGTAGGGCGACTCTTGCGCGTGGGGAGGAGCGGGGGACACGGTATCGCCTGGCGCTGTCTGACAGCGCAGAGGGGGTGCGCGGAGCGGAGCCGTGGTAGCGCCAGCGCCCACGTTACGTgcttaattagtagtagagatatcAACGAATGACCAAAAAGATCTTTATAATAAGAAGTGGCAATTTTATTAATACCATCAGCATCACTCACAGGGACATCATCTTGATTTAAGAACGGAATTTTAACCCTCCTCTTCCGACCTTTAGCCAAAAGATGAAAGAACTTGGTATTTTCATCACCCTCATTGATGAATTTCTCTCTAGCAGTTTGTTTTTTTTTACAAATTTCTTCTTCCATAATTTTTTTCAGATTCCATTCCATATCAAGCTTTTCGATTCTCTCAGAATCCGAGATACCCATTATTTCACATTTTTTATCTAACATATCAATTTTTCCTATCAATTCTTTTTTTAATTTCAAATATCTACCCTCAACATTGATATTCCAACCTTTCAACAATTTTTTCAATCTTTTGACTTTTTCTTTCCAAATATCTATACCATTCTTACTTCTAACAGGCAAAGACCAATTATTCACAACTAAAGTCTTAAAATCAGGTCTTAACTTCCAACAAAGCTCATACCGAAATTCTCTTCTAGCCGGAGAAATGTAATCAGTTTTTAAACATAACGGGACATGATCAGAAAAGGATCTACTTAGGCCAGTAACATTCACATTATTATAATGCAGATCCCAATCAGGACTAACAATAAACCTGTCTAACTTCTCAAAAGTAGGAGGATTACGATTATTCGACCAGGTAAAATGACGACCACTAAGATCCAACTCAATCAACTCATGAACATCAATAATAGAATTAAAAAGAGAGCTCCACTTGTTATTCCCCCCGGGCTTGTTCTTATCCGATTCCTTTCTGAGAATATTAAAATCACCGCCAATCAATAAAGGGTGAGAACAATTAGAACAAAAAGCTGATAACTCACTCAAGAATTTCTGCTTTTGATCATTTTGAGCAGCACCATAGACATTAATAAAATTCCAAATAAAACCTGAAACTTTATGAATCACCAACAACCGAATCATAAATTCCCCCAACTCTTTTTCTCTAACATCAAACATGTCCGAATCAAAACCAACCAACAAACCACCAGACCTACCATTAGGAGGAGACCAAACCCAAACAAAAATTCTATTACCACTAATAAAATTCAGCCAAGATTCTTCAAAATCTTTCTTATTGGTTTCTTGAAGACCAATGAAGTTAACCTTCTCTTTCGTGATAATATCACGAAGGAACTCACTTTTCACACTTTTACCGAGCCCCTGACAATTCCAAATCACACCAATCATTCTGAACAAATAAGGGGCTGGCCATCTGACTGGCCTTTCCTCTTAATAGGTATTTTCCTATTTTTAGGAGTTTTACCAGCCAAGTTACTATTGTTTTTTTCCTCACAGTTTTTTTCCTGTGCTAAATTTTACGACCTTTTCTAAGAATCATAACATCTTCGAGATCAGAAAAATTATCATCAAGATTATCGTTATGCATGTTATTATCATCATCAGAAACAATACAATCCTCCTTAGAATTATCACCATTACTCCTAACAGATTGGGCCACTAAATTTTTCCTAGACAATTCTAAAGATTTAATCAGGTTTAAATTTTCAACTGCATCATTAAAAGAAGAACCTAAATCAACACCTATTTTGCTAGCCACTTCCATTAAAACATCATTATCAGTATTCAAAACCGAGAAAGGATTATAGGACGAACCTTTATTGATGAAAGCATCTTTAGCCATAGCTCTTGCAGCAGCCTTATCAGCAATTTTCACTTCCTCAGATGATTCCAATCTGCTGCTCCTTCTCACTCCTTCCGTAGCTACGCCTTCCATAGGACCACCTTTTTTACCACCAGCAATCATGCTAGCATCCTCAACATTGCTCAGATGCAATTTCTTTTTATCTTGGACGGGTGAAGGAATAAATTCATCATCCTTGATGAATTCATCCAACTCCTGTGAATCCAACAGATCATCCTCACTATCATTGAATTCCTCATCCTCATTTCCCTGACTATCAAGGTAACCTTTAGGGTCTTCAGAACCTTTTTCCATTTTCATGCTGTCGGAATGTTCAGACAGGGAACcagcaacattggccttacctgaAGAAATTTTTAAGGGAGATTTTCCCTTGATATCCTTGCCAGAGTCCTCATCACCACTCTTGGCCTTTTTAGCATCTTTGCCAAGAGAGATCTCACCAAACCCTTGTCTATCAACCGAAGCCCTCTTGCCCAGATTAACAGAGTCATCATTCCAACCTTCATCAGTAATATTGTCAATTTTGAAGTAAATGTCATACAAAAAAGGTTTGACACCAACTTCAATGATAGGAGGGATCATAGCAACACTCTTCACATGAACTTTAAACCTCACAATTTCTTTAGAGTTTAAAGAGTTAATATCCACTTCTTCCACTGCTCCAATAGTGGATCCCAATTCACAAATGGCCTGATAGTTTTGTAACTCTTCTGGCACATTCTCAGCAACAATCCACACAGAATGCAGTTTAGATTTAGGCTTAGCCTGAGAACTCCAAGAAGAGACAGAGATTTTGGCTCCAGACAATTTCATTTTCAACTCGGGGAAATTAATCATTTCATCCAATCTCTCTTGAGAGGGGAATTGCATGAGAAAACCAGAATGGCACTTAGTAGCTTTCCAAGTGCGGCCCCAAGGAAAGTGAAAACCAAAATCCTTCTCCAGATCATCGGCGGTGATCAGACCCTCAACTATCTTAACCAAGCCAATAAAACTACGTTTAGGTTTGTTGGATAGGGGTTTGGCGAAATGAGAGGAATAAAACCCTAGCCCATCTGCCGCCATACCAACAATCGGCATACTGGGCTTATTCTGTTTGGGAAGAACACACCGAGCAGTGTTGTGGGTTTCTTTGCGACAGATATCGCACCACAAAGACTTAAAGCACTCCCTAGCATGATGACCATCTAAACCACATTTCTGGCAAAAAACCCTACGCACCAACTCATTCTCAGATTTTGGAATAGGGGGCGGGGGGTTTTGAGGATACCTGGCAAAACAGCATCACCAGGAGTGGAAACGGTAATATCCTCTTTGACCTCAGATTTTCCGGATCCAGACTTCAAGCGCCAGCTGAGGTTCCGATTCTTTCCCCACGACTGAGAACCCTGCGGCGCCTCCTTCGGACCCCATCGATCCCAGTTAGGGTTTCGATTTTTCGAATCCATCAGAGCCGACACACCAGAACGGCCCGGAAGAGGCCACTCCTCACCAAGAGAAGGCGGGCGAAACGGAGAGGAGATCCACCCTCCGCAGAAACTTTCACGCGACGAACTCGGAAGCGACCAAAGGCGAGAGAGACGCAAAGCAAGATGGGGAAAGGAATGCGACCCAAGGAAATCAATAGGAAACCCTACCAGCGTACCTGAAGGACTCCGTCCAACCCGAGCCACGCCGCGCTCCTGTAGCAGTGGGCCGCACTCCTGCGCGACCACTCGCAAGGGACGTGGAGAAGACGGCCCAGCAGCAAAATCTTCAACCGAACGGGCCGCCAGCGGACGGAGGAAGACGGACGAGGGAGCATGGCGTcgcccttttttctttttcctcatCCTGCGCAGCTCGATCGAAAGGGCTAGCTAAGCcttccttttgcaggttgcgtagtgagctaaatcgcGGGTGTTTGATATTCACTGGGCAGACAATGTGGATGAAGAAATTCTTACCCAGATTAATAGTGGTTGATAGCATAGAGAGACCACTGAGAATTTACTACAAAAATGAGTCAACAATATTCTACTCCTATAACAACAAGTCAAGTGGCCCTGCCATGTTCATTGACATTAAGTTTTATGTTGGTAAGGAGAAGATCCAGGATCACACTATTAAAGTTGAACATATTAGAACCCAGATGCTAGTAGATCCGCTCACAAAAGGCCTTCCATCCAATGTGTTTAGACAACACGTAGCCGGCATGGGGTTAAGGTGGAGCATGTGACCTTGAATCAAAGGGGCTATAGAAAGAAACCTAGTAAAGATATCTCATTTCGATGCAGGGGAGCAATGTTGTAGTCAATGAGTGACGCGACACTTAATCGATCTTCGTTACTCATTGGTCTTGATGTGTAAACTTTGTCGAAGGGTGGGATCCAGAAAAGTTAAGTATAAGAAATGTAGAGAAACAAAGGGGATAATGTTGGATATGTCCTCTACGGTCGATCAATAGGGACCAGATTGAGCTTAACCTAACTAACTCTGCCTAACCTCGCGCCCTTGATCGGAGAGGCCACCCTAACCATGGTTGCAGCTTCCGGTCACACATCACCATATAGAAGGATTAAGGAGGCGGCATGATTAGCCAACGCTAACTACTAGCACCAAAACCCTAATCCACAATTCTAGAGAGGTCCCCATCGCATAGGCTTCGTAGTGATTGGAAGAGTTGTGATCTATAGCGTCGGACAACAACGGCCCAGGATCCGAGCCTCTTCCACATGAGAACCAAGACACCGGCAACCACGCTCCTCCTCTAACGCGCCAAGATCCACCTCCACCACTACAAGATTCAGAAGAATCCTAGGACACTACACACCTCACCAACCTTTTTCCTTAATCAAAGGCAGACGGTACGCCTCTCTCTCTTTGTTTATGTTCATAGATTAGGAAGGCTTAACCCATTCTCTGTTAATTAAGGCTCTCGGATTGCTAAATTAGGACACAGATCCGCTAAAATCATCACATGAATCTTTTCGCCATCTCGTCGAACAACTTTCTTGCGAAATCCGCACGGCCCAGCATCTTGTACATCTCCATCAGAaaacttaggccttgttcgtttgtgtcggattggtgggtcggaactattcctaaccggattacttctctaatttatataaactttgattagctggaacgattccgggtgcaatccaacgcaaacgaacaaggccttacggTGTATGCATCCCAGCCGAACCCGGTCTTCACTGCGGCCGCACGCACGCACCTTGCGCCCCTCGACAGACAGCTTCATCACGCCGATTGCCCTGAGCACGAACGGGCAGGTGTAGCTGTCTGCGACGAGGCCGCGCGCGGAGATCGTAGTAAACTGCCATGACGCATGAGAAACTGCCGCGCCTGGCCAGGGTCCTCATCAGTACGTTGCAGTCGCGCAGCGGCATGGCCTGGTGGCACGCCGTCGCCATCGTGGGACATGTGG
It encodes:
- the LOC103638663 gene encoding zinc finger CCCH domain-containing protein 13 produces the protein MGHNAGRTPFIDISNTSIIGDQNGSNSLVPIVDANECKRQRDKERYATMSIEQKNEKNRKRREARQRNKALPLKSESSRDINTNQTRETVNVEISRDVHLGSGPIKNTPSPGNSIERKRQRDRERRATMSVEQRNEYNNKRRQMRQRNKGQNVMPNVSGGDETRQI